Proteins from one Corallococcus exiguus genomic window:
- a CDS encoding FtsK/SpoIIIE family DNA translocase: MTAAKKGGRAEKAVLSRQEIATRRKALNNKKMKAPGAASPAKRALIGVFILAASLLALLAVATFDAHDRVGPGFHNAVGPMGHLIAETLRGALGVCAYLIPAGGIYTAVVLFVGNRERRRMPQIISLALLTCSVSVLAQLMFAKDKGWAHPPGGALGASLGGLMEGMFSTVGTIILVTAISAAALIVGTQYTFFKLCSLVWAGLTVLGRRISENAHVFWEQQKVNYAARQERLAQEKEEEAAFLAELEAEEEELSEAERIAAEAEAAEAESLAEEAVRLARQNEKEQIANAKKAFKEQKEREKLEKKLAREEPSEDEEDDASDEQPSLPPERAERRSPGADPAWAASFLAPQPQLPANADAGEPPRRARKTPQIVTPPSAPSTPPVPAASLTPPAAEPAAKPVVAEKPAAAAPGNALIPAPPSALARMPLIVEPKAPPKPTAVKRPQDQFEFVGDRKSFSLPPLDVLEADKKERSALDKDAFLVTAEKLRAKLADFGIVGEVVEIRPGPVVTMYEFLPGPGIKVSKIAALQDDLAMAMEAMRVRIVAPIPGKGVVGIEVPNRDRETVFLKEIAEQDTFQKSSSKLTMCVGKDIEGMPYVFDLVKAPHLLIAGTTGSGKSVAVNSMIMSILLKATPEEVRFIMVDPKMLELSVYEGIPHLLLPVVTDPKKAALALRWAVEEMERRYQLLSEAGVRNIAGYNKLVETQASEEKPAPAPAPKKKTKPKKMFVVDVEGSTVPAPASASDGLGVAMPREDDEDLREAIVSEPAPTLEADGEEDAEFEEDGEESTPAEAASPEKKELKKLPYIVVIIDELADLMMVASREVETYVARLAQMARAAGIHLMVATQRPSTDVVTGIIKANFPTRISFMLRSKPDSMTILGTVGAEALLGMGDMLIMPPTSAHLQRVHGAYVSEQEIKKAVDHLKAQGKPVFDESILKPRDDESEGGGGEEDELSDELYDQALAAVSEMRSVSISMLQRKMRIGYNRAARMIERMERDGVVGPADGAKPREVLLRGLGDMPGAGAM, encoded by the coding sequence ATGACAGCGGCAAAGAAGGGTGGCCGGGCGGAGAAGGCGGTGCTCTCCCGGCAGGAGATCGCGACGCGCCGCAAGGCGCTCAACAACAAGAAGATGAAGGCCCCGGGCGCTGCGAGCCCCGCCAAGCGGGCGCTCATCGGCGTCTTCATCCTGGCCGCCTCGTTGCTGGCCTTGCTGGCGGTCGCCACGTTCGACGCGCATGACCGGGTGGGGCCCGGCTTCCACAACGCGGTGGGCCCCATGGGCCACCTCATCGCGGAGACCCTGCGCGGCGCGCTGGGCGTGTGCGCCTACCTCATCCCCGCGGGTGGCATCTACACCGCCGTGGTGCTCTTCGTGGGCAACCGCGAGCGGCGCCGCATGCCGCAGATCATCTCCCTGGCGCTGCTCACCTGCAGCGTGTCCGTGCTCGCGCAGCTCATGTTCGCCAAGGACAAGGGCTGGGCCCACCCGCCCGGCGGCGCGCTGGGCGCGAGCCTGGGCGGCCTGATGGAGGGGATGTTCTCCACCGTCGGCACCATCATCCTCGTCACCGCCATCAGCGCGGCGGCGCTCATCGTGGGCACCCAGTACACGTTCTTCAAGCTGTGCTCGCTGGTCTGGGCCGGCCTCACCGTCCTGGGCCGCCGCATCTCCGAGAACGCGCACGTCTTCTGGGAGCAGCAGAAGGTCAACTACGCGGCCCGCCAGGAGCGGCTCGCGCAGGAGAAGGAAGAGGAAGCCGCGTTCCTCGCGGAGCTGGAGGCCGAGGAGGAGGAGCTGTCCGAGGCCGAGCGCATCGCCGCCGAGGCCGAGGCCGCCGAGGCGGAGTCCCTGGCGGAAGAAGCCGTGCGCCTGGCCCGGCAGAACGAGAAGGAGCAGATCGCCAACGCGAAGAAGGCGTTCAAGGAGCAGAAGGAGCGCGAGAAGCTGGAGAAGAAGCTCGCCCGCGAGGAGCCGTCCGAGGACGAGGAGGACGACGCCTCCGACGAACAGCCCTCGCTGCCGCCCGAGCGCGCCGAGCGCCGCTCCCCGGGCGCCGACCCCGCCTGGGCCGCGTCCTTCCTCGCGCCCCAGCCGCAGCTGCCCGCCAACGCGGACGCGGGCGAGCCGCCCCGCCGCGCGCGCAAGACGCCGCAGATCGTCACCCCGCCCTCCGCACCGTCCACGCCGCCGGTGCCCGCCGCGTCGCTCACGCCTCCGGCCGCCGAGCCCGCCGCGAAGCCCGTGGTCGCGGAGAAGCCGGCCGCCGCCGCGCCGGGCAACGCCCTCATCCCCGCGCCGCCCTCCGCGCTGGCGCGTATGCCGCTCATCGTGGAGCCCAAGGCGCCGCCCAAGCCCACCGCCGTGAAGCGGCCGCAGGACCAGTTCGAGTTCGTGGGTGACCGCAAGAGCTTCTCGCTGCCGCCGCTGGACGTGCTGGAGGCGGACAAGAAGGAGCGCTCCGCGCTGGACAAGGACGCGTTCCTTGTCACGGCGGAGAAGCTGCGCGCGAAGCTGGCGGACTTCGGCATCGTGGGCGAAGTGGTGGAGATCCGCCCCGGCCCCGTCGTCACCATGTACGAGTTCCTGCCCGGGCCCGGCATCAAGGTCAGCAAGATCGCCGCGCTCCAGGACGACCTGGCCATGGCCATGGAGGCCATGCGCGTGCGCATCGTCGCCCCCATCCCCGGCAAGGGCGTGGTCGGCATTGAAGTCCCCAACCGCGACCGCGAGACGGTGTTCCTCAAGGAGATCGCGGAGCAGGACACGTTCCAGAAGAGCAGCAGCAAGCTCACCATGTGCGTGGGCAAGGACATCGAAGGCATGCCGTACGTCTTCGACCTGGTGAAGGCCCCCCACCTGCTCATCGCGGGTACCACCGGCTCCGGCAAGTCCGTGGCGGTGAACTCCATGATCATGAGCATCCTCCTCAAGGCCACGCCCGAGGAGGTCCGCTTCATCATGGTGGACCCGAAGATGCTGGAGCTCTCCGTCTACGAGGGCATCCCGCACCTGCTGCTCCCCGTCGTCACCGACCCCAAGAAGGCCGCGCTCGCGCTGCGCTGGGCGGTGGAGGAGATGGAGCGCCGCTACCAGCTGCTGTCCGAGGCGGGCGTGCGCAACATCGCCGGCTACAACAAGCTGGTGGAGACGCAGGCGTCGGAGGAGAAGCCCGCCCCCGCCCCCGCCCCGAAGAAGAAGACCAAGCCCAAGAAGATGTTCGTCGTGGACGTGGAGGGGAGCACCGTGCCCGCCCCCGCTTCCGCCAGCGACGGGTTGGGCGTGGCCATGCCGCGCGAGGACGACGAGGACCTGCGTGAGGCCATCGTCTCCGAGCCCGCTCCCACCCTGGAGGCCGACGGCGAGGAGGACGCGGAGTTCGAGGAGGACGGCGAGGAGTCCACTCCAGCGGAGGCCGCTTCCCCGGAGAAGAAGGAACTCAAGAAGCTGCCCTACATCGTGGTCATCATCGACGAGCTCGCGGACCTGATGATGGTCGCCAGCCGCGAGGTGGAGACCTACGTGGCGCGCCTCGCGCAGATGGCGCGCGCGGCCGGCATCCACCTGATGGTCGCGACCCAGCGCCCGTCCACGGACGTCGTCACGGGCATCATCAAGGCCAACTTCCCCACGCGCATCAGCTTCATGCTGCGCTCCAAGCCGGACTCGATGACGATTCTGGGCACGGTGGGCGCGGAGGCCCTGCTGGGCATGGGCGACATGCTCATCATGCCGCCCACGAGCGCCCACCTGCAGCGCGTGCACGGCGCCTACGTCTCCGAGCAGGAGATCAAGAAGGCGGTGGACCACCTCAAGGCCCAGGGCAAGCCCGTCTTCGACGAGTCCATCCTCAAGCCGCGCGATGACGAGAGCGAGGGCGGCGGTGGCGAGGAGGACGAGCTGTCCGACGAACTCTACGACCAGGCGCTCGCGGCGGTCAGCGAGATGCGCTCCGTCTCCATCTCCATGCTCCAGCGCAAGATGCGCATCGGCTACAACCGCGCGGCGCGCATGATTGAGCGCATGGAGCGCGACGGCGTGGTGGGCCCCGCGGACGGCGCCAAGCCCCGCGAGGTGCTGCTGCGCGGCCTGGGCGACATGCCCGGCGCCGGGGCGATGTAG
- a CDS encoding antibiotic biosynthesis monooxygenase family protein, whose protein sequence is MIVAISRFRASPEEADGWVHRLQERSRRVDGHAGFLGLEVLRSFERSPEILLVTRWKDRDAMRAYFQSEDFQRAKGASASQEDATFTMYEVVAT, encoded by the coding sequence ATGATCGTCGCCATCTCCCGCTTCCGCGCGTCCCCCGAAGAGGCCGACGGCTGGGTCCACCGGCTCCAGGAGCGCTCGCGGCGAGTGGACGGCCACGCGGGCTTCCTGGGCCTGGAGGTGCTGCGTTCGTTCGAGCGCTCGCCTGAAATCCTGCTCGTCACGCGGTGGAAGGACCGGGACGCCATGCGGGCCTACTTCCAGTCCGAGGACTTCCAGCGGGCCAAGGGGGCCAGCGCGTCCCAGGAGGACGCCACCTTCACGATGTACGAGGTCGTGGCCACCTGA
- a CDS encoding DUF4920 domain-containing protein: MHMLRTALVMLVAAPLVALAADKTPKPAAKAAEASKAEAAASDCHHPADAKTPEAAKAADTGWTLTRGEPLKGEKTVKLAELLAKPQAHDGKVVRVEGQVRKACEKKGCWMELAQDAKSPGVRVTFKDYGFFVPLDSAGSQARVEGVVKVAELSDAHAKHYEAEGAIVPRGTDGKPREIQLVASGVELRR, encoded by the coding sequence ATGCACATGCTCCGCACCGCCCTCGTGATGCTGGTCGCCGCGCCCCTCGTGGCCCTCGCGGCGGACAAGACGCCCAAGCCCGCCGCCAAGGCCGCGGAAGCGTCCAAGGCCGAAGCCGCGGCGAGCGACTGCCACCACCCCGCCGACGCGAAGACGCCCGAGGCCGCCAAGGCCGCCGACACCGGATGGACGCTCACCCGTGGCGAGCCCCTCAAGGGCGAGAAGACGGTGAAGCTGGCGGAGTTGCTCGCGAAGCCCCAGGCCCACGACGGCAAGGTCGTGCGCGTGGAGGGCCAGGTGCGCAAGGCGTGTGAGAAGAAGGGCTGCTGGATGGAGCTGGCCCAGGACGCCAAGAGCCCCGGCGTGCGCGTGACGTTCAAGGACTACGGCTTCTTCGTTCCGCTGGACTCCGCGGGTTCGCAGGCGCGCGTGGAGGGCGTGGTGAAGGTCGCGGAGCTGAGCGACGCCCACGCGAAGCACTACGAGGCCGAGGGCGCCATCGTCCCCCGCGGCACCGACGGCAAGCCCCGCGAGATTCAGCTCGTGGCCTCCGGTGTCGAGCTGCGCCGCTAG
- the plsY gene encoding glycerol-3-phosphate 1-O-acyltransferase PlsY codes for MLSAFLLLGYLCGSIPFGVLLTRWFRGVDVRASGSGNIGATNVTRVAGKKLGAVVLLLDALKAVLPVALAVHYLPGDAKAHALVGLAAVLGHVYPVWLKLQGGKGVASALGVLVVLVPKAALAGAIIYGLVVSRWRVSSVGSLSAAVVAIATAFLTAPSREYVLLTAGLFLLMLWTHRSNLLRLARRTEHRL; via the coding sequence GTGCTCTCCGCCTTCCTCCTGCTGGGCTACCTCTGCGGCTCCATCCCCTTCGGCGTGCTGCTGACGCGGTGGTTTCGTGGGGTGGACGTGCGCGCCAGCGGCAGCGGCAACATCGGCGCCACCAACGTCACGCGCGTCGCCGGCAAGAAGCTGGGCGCGGTGGTGCTGCTGCTGGACGCGCTCAAGGCCGTGCTGCCCGTGGCGCTGGCCGTGCACTATCTGCCTGGGGATGCGAAAGCGCACGCGCTGGTGGGGCTGGCCGCGGTGCTGGGGCACGTGTACCCGGTGTGGCTCAAGCTCCAGGGCGGCAAGGGCGTGGCCAGCGCGCTGGGCGTGCTGGTGGTGCTGGTGCCCAAGGCGGCGCTCGCGGGGGCCATCATCTACGGGCTGGTGGTGTCCCGGTGGCGCGTGAGCTCCGTGGGCTCGTTGTCCGCGGCGGTGGTCGCCATCGCCACCGCGTTCCTCACCGCGCCTTCCCGCGAGTACGTGCTGCTCACCGCGGGGCTATTCCTCCTGATGCTCTGGACGCACCGGAGCAACCTCCTGCGACTCGCCCGCCGCACTGAACACCGGCTTTGA
- a CDS encoding DUF2752 domain-containing protein: MKVTIPAPNRRLGTFEWLGLVGLGGLLVGRYVPVARIIPFWGCVLREHTGWPCLGCGLTRVADRVAHFNIPGAWEANPLGTVCALLFALAAVATVLHFLFALPIPEVELEEREWRWVRIAFPLVLLVNYAYVVVHTRFPHLLS, translated from the coding sequence ATGAAGGTCACCATCCCCGCCCCCAACCGCCGGTTGGGCACATTCGAATGGCTCGGGCTCGTCGGGCTCGGGGGGCTGCTCGTGGGGCGCTATGTCCCCGTGGCCCGCATCATCCCGTTCTGGGGCTGTGTGCTGCGCGAGCACACGGGCTGGCCCTGCCTGGGCTGTGGGCTCACCCGCGTGGCGGACCGCGTCGCGCACTTCAACATCCCGGGAGCGTGGGAGGCGAACCCCCTGGGCACCGTGTGCGCGCTGCTGTTCGCGCTGGCCGCGGTGGCGACGGTGCTGCACTTCCTCTTCGCGCTGCCCATCCCGGAGGTGGAGCTGGAGGAGCGCGAGTGGCGGTGGGTGCGCATCGCGTTCCCGCTGGTGTTGCTGGTCAATTACGCCTACGTCGTGGTGCACACCCGTTTCCCGCACCTGCTGTCCTGA
- a CDS encoding THUMP domain-containing class I SAM-dependent RNA methyltransferase has translation MAERLALFVTAARGTEDLLAEELKELGAKRIRQDRGGVRFMASLDEALNVCLWSRIGMRVLYPLGEFEAKGAQGLYDAVASVPWEEHLTTNVTFAVDANLKDTEHAHSGFVALKVKDAIVDRLRDKLGSRPDVDTRNPDVSVVAHLVKEKLSLSLDLCGDPLHRRGYRVRPTPAPLKENLAAALLRAAGYTGTEALVDPMCGSGTIVIEGGLIARKRAPGINRGFAVERWPHLGVRAKELLADLRADARRNERKVEVPILGFDKSDEALEAADRNVKAARLGEEIQLAEGDATKLPPLPEGGGLVLTNPPYGDRLGSGGQKGMKTFYFKLGDSLRALPGWRVWVLSGNPAFESAFHARPMARRDVWNGPIPCTLLGYRAPSLPPGSKPVFSAAGESQEVAPVRPEHQEE, from the coding sequence ATGGCTGAACGTCTTGCCCTATTCGTCACCGCCGCGCGCGGCACCGAGGACCTGCTCGCCGAGGAGCTGAAGGAGCTCGGCGCGAAGCGCATCCGCCAGGACCGCGGCGGCGTGCGCTTCATGGCCTCGCTCGACGAGGCCCTCAACGTCTGCCTCTGGTCCCGCATCGGCATGCGCGTGCTCTATCCATTGGGCGAGTTCGAAGCGAAGGGTGCCCAGGGGCTCTATGACGCGGTGGCCAGCGTCCCGTGGGAGGAGCACCTCACCACGAACGTGACGTTCGCGGTGGACGCGAACCTGAAGGACACCGAGCACGCGCACTCCGGCTTCGTGGCGCTGAAGGTGAAGGACGCCATCGTGGACCGCCTGCGCGACAAGCTGGGCTCGCGGCCGGACGTGGACACGCGCAACCCGGACGTGTCCGTGGTGGCGCACCTGGTGAAGGAGAAGCTGTCCCTCTCCCTGGACCTGTGCGGTGACCCGCTGCACCGGCGCGGCTACCGCGTGCGCCCCACCCCCGCGCCCCTGAAGGAGAACCTGGCCGCGGCCCTCCTGCGCGCGGCGGGCTACACCGGCACGGAGGCGCTGGTGGACCCCATGTGCGGCTCGGGCACCATCGTCATCGAGGGCGGCCTCATCGCGCGCAAGCGGGCCCCGGGCATCAACCGGGGCTTCGCGGTGGAGCGCTGGCCGCACCTGGGCGTGCGCGCGAAGGAGCTGCTCGCGGACCTGCGCGCGGACGCGCGGCGCAACGAGCGCAAGGTGGAGGTCCCCATCCTCGGCTTCGACAAGAGCGACGAGGCCCTGGAGGCCGCGGACCGCAACGTGAAGGCCGCGCGGCTGGGCGAGGAAATCCAGCTCGCGGAGGGCGACGCGACGAAGCTCCCGCCCCTGCCCGAAGGCGGCGGGCTCGTCCTCACCAACCCGCCCTATGGCGACCGGCTTGGCTCCGGCGGACAGAAGGGCATGAAGACCTTCTACTTCAAGCTGGGCGATAGCTTGCGCGCGCTGCCGGGCTGGCGTGTCTGGGTGCTGTCCGGCAACCCCGCCTTCGAGAGCGCCTTCCACGCGCGCCCCATGGCCCGCCGCGACGTGTGGAACGGCCCCATCCCCTGCACGCTGCTGGGCTACCGCGCCCCGTCGCTGCCTCCCGGCTCAAAGCCGGTGTTCAGTGCGGCGGGCGAGTCGCAGGAGGTTGCTCCGGTGCGTCCAGAGCATCAGGAGGAATAG
- a CDS encoding radical SAM protein: MEGRYELIEHVCSLLADEAGTLRKEAPYRVALCYPSPYHVGMSSLGYQAIYREVHEHAGATAERVFLPDDVETYKRTRTPLFTWESQAPVSSFEMLAFSVAYELELSGLFTMLDLSGLPVLSSERDARHPLVVAGGPLTFSNPDPLEPFVDVLVQGEAEDLIHVLLEAAASMEREALLDHLAKVPGFRVPGRGGTRYHVAKATDARLPARTQIITPHTELRSMFLIEPERGCSRGCHYCVMRRTTNGGMRTVPPERILSLIPEHAKRVGLVGAAVTDHPRIVELLRTIVDSGREVGVSSLRADRLTQELVDQLRRGGAMSLTVAADGASQKMRDLVDRKHSEEQIVRAAQFARTAGMKQLKVYNVVGLPHEEDADIDELIRFTTELSRILPVALGVAPFVAKRNTPLDGAPFAGLREVENKLERLRKGLRGRAEVRPTSARWAWVEYMLAQCGPEAGLAAMDAWRAGGSFAAWKRAFKERGCEPYMARRVEDGRRQPTVWPIVPGRPPPQPSAA; this comes from the coding sequence ATGGAGGGCCGTTACGAACTCATCGAGCACGTCTGCTCACTGCTGGCGGACGAAGCAGGGACGCTCCGCAAGGAGGCGCCCTACCGGGTCGCGCTCTGCTACCCGAGCCCCTACCACGTGGGCATGAGCTCGCTGGGCTACCAGGCCATCTACCGGGAGGTGCATGAGCACGCGGGCGCGACCGCCGAGCGTGTCTTCCTTCCCGATGATGTCGAGACATACAAGAGAACACGGACGCCATTGTTTACCTGGGAATCCCAGGCACCCGTGTCTAGCTTTGAAATGCTTGCCTTTTCAGTTGCCTATGAATTGGAGCTTTCAGGGTTGTTCACGATGTTGGATTTGTCTGGTTTGCCGGTTCTTTCATCGGAACGGGATGCCAGACATCCGCTGGTGGTGGCGGGCGGCCCGCTGACGTTCTCCAACCCGGATCCGCTGGAGCCCTTCGTGGACGTGCTCGTCCAGGGGGAGGCGGAGGACTTGATCCACGTGCTGCTGGAGGCCGCCGCCTCCATGGAGCGCGAGGCGCTGTTGGATCACCTGGCGAAGGTCCCCGGCTTCCGGGTGCCCGGGCGGGGTGGGACGCGCTACCACGTGGCGAAGGCGACGGACGCCCGGCTGCCAGCGCGCACGCAGATCATCACGCCCCACACGGAGCTCCGGTCGATGTTCCTCATCGAGCCGGAGCGGGGCTGCTCCCGTGGCTGCCACTACTGCGTCATGCGCCGCACCACGAATGGCGGCATGCGCACGGTGCCTCCGGAGCGCATCCTGTCCCTCATCCCTGAGCACGCCAAGCGCGTGGGGCTGGTGGGCGCGGCGGTGACGGACCACCCGCGCATCGTGGAGCTGCTGCGCACCATCGTGGACTCCGGGCGTGAGGTGGGCGTGTCCTCCCTGAGAGCGGACCGGCTCACGCAGGAGCTGGTGGATCAGCTCCGGCGGGGTGGGGCGATGAGCCTCACGGTGGCCGCGGACGGGGCGTCCCAGAAGATGCGGGACCTGGTGGACCGCAAGCACTCCGAGGAACAGATTGTCCGAGCCGCGCAGTTCGCGCGCACGGCGGGCATGAAGCAGCTCAAGGTCTACAACGTGGTGGGCCTGCCCCATGAAGAGGACGCGGACATCGACGAGCTGATCCGCTTCACCACGGAGCTGTCGCGCATCCTTCCGGTGGCGCTGGGGGTCGCGCCCTTCGTGGCGAAGCGCAACACGCCGCTGGACGGGGCGCCCTTCGCGGGGCTTCGCGAGGTGGAGAACAAGCTGGAGCGGCTGCGCAAGGGCCTGCGAGGGCGGGCGGAGGTGCGGCCCACGTCCGCGCGCTGGGCCTGGGTGGAGTACATGCTGGCCCAGTGCGGTCCGGAGGCGGGGCTCGCGGCCATGGACGCCTGGCGCGCGGGGGGCAGCTTCGCCGCATGGAAGAGGGCCTTCAAGGAGCGCGGGTGCGAGCCGTACATGGCCCGCCGGGTGGAGGACGGGCGGCGCCAGCCCACGGTGTGGCCCATCGTGCCGGGCCGCCCGCCGCCCCAGCCGTCCGCCGCCTGA
- a CDS encoding TonB-dependent receptor, producing the protein MQVKQVLRETGVVLAAGLLYGSAAFAQSSVIIGTVINTEDKKPAADVVVTATSPNLQGEQTVVTDAQGNYRIPQLPPGTYTLRFEKESFKPFARPEIQLLLNRTIRVNVELLPESFSSTETIVGAPPTIDVGSTNQGVNVDQEFIKRIAVARPVGKGGATRSFESLAELAPGAQSDQYGVSINGTTSPENGYVVDGLSTNDPAFGVNASPLSIEFVQDVNIITGGYMPEFGRSTGGVINAVTRSGSNEFHGSVFANWTPGFAEGNRKLVIEDGTTITGLNALSNLGDFGATLGGPILKDKLWFFAGFAPSFQRYEHTRALNAFTLDDNGAVAKDANGFSVVQQIPGSERTYFADSRTIQFMGKLTYLINQDHNVSFALNGTPTVSGGLGKLQISPRSGGLPAAQNSRPEDIGQTENRANTTALALKYAGAFMDKKVLVDANLGWFHQTAGTPPADGSAIGSTDGLAGYSLAMYTRRRPITTFENVPNAAEYCGTTAAEQAVRCPATNYYVGGPGFMSEATLDRYQINAKATYLLNALGTHVFKAGVDTEFLTFDQKKAYSGSVFLQEAGAASDVQLNGVTRRIWSDNRRYGYQTAPDTPVFETLQQSSTSGTTIGGFLQDSWSIANRVTLNLGVRYDVQNMYGGDGNLALKLANQWSPRIGAVVDPFANGRAKLFVNFARYYEQVPLNMMDRAFPGERRFSARRYLTEPGSDVPGCDPSTLEGQRGNCSDRQYIVPRAEATLNSNQYFSGGLVQSEPVDPDIEPQSSDEVVVGGEYELLANTRLGATYTHRDMGKVIEDMSRDDGNTYFLGNPGSGFAKEFPTPVRDYDAVTVYLNRTFTEGWLAQASYTWSRLYGNYPGLFRPENNQLDPNILADFDLVALLNNRSGLLPFDRTHAIKVFGAKEFNISNALSASIGLSYRGNSGTPISYLGAYPGYGQDETFILPRGSGGRTPWINSVDSNVGVNYRVSKDSVVSFTLDVFNLFNFQGVDSVDESYTFEQVLPVYDAKTNTPGSVADLPTADSAGNVPAAAGGKLAYEDVNQNYKNPDRYQAPRQIRFGVRYTF; encoded by the coding sequence TCATCATCGGCACTGTCATCAACACTGAAGACAAGAAGCCGGCTGCAGATGTCGTTGTGACCGCCACCTCGCCCAACCTGCAGGGCGAGCAGACCGTGGTTACTGACGCACAGGGTAACTACCGTATTCCCCAGCTCCCGCCGGGCACGTATACGTTGCGGTTCGAAAAGGAGTCGTTCAAGCCTTTCGCCCGCCCTGAAATCCAGCTGCTGCTCAACCGTACCATCCGCGTGAACGTGGAGCTGCTCCCTGAGAGCTTCTCGTCGACGGAGACCATCGTTGGCGCCCCGCCGACGATCGACGTCGGTTCTACGAACCAGGGCGTCAACGTTGATCAGGAGTTCATCAAGCGCATCGCGGTGGCCCGTCCGGTCGGCAAGGGCGGCGCGACGCGCTCGTTCGAGTCCCTGGCCGAGCTCGCCCCGGGCGCCCAGTCCGACCAGTACGGCGTGTCCATCAACGGCACGACCTCGCCTGAGAACGGCTACGTGGTGGACGGTCTGTCCACGAACGACCCGGCCTTCGGCGTGAACGCCAGCCCGCTGAGCATCGAGTTCGTGCAGGACGTGAACATCATCACCGGCGGTTACATGCCGGAGTTCGGTCGCTCCACGGGCGGTGTGATCAACGCGGTGACCCGGTCCGGTTCCAACGAGTTCCACGGCTCCGTGTTCGCCAACTGGACGCCGGGCTTCGCGGAAGGCAACCGCAAGCTGGTCATCGAGGACGGCACCACGATCACCGGCCTGAACGCCCTGAGCAACCTGGGCGACTTCGGCGCCACCCTCGGCGGTCCCATCCTCAAGGACAAGCTCTGGTTCTTCGCCGGCTTCGCGCCGTCGTTCCAGCGCTACGAGCACACCCGTGCGCTCAACGCCTTCACGCTGGATGACAACGGCGCGGTGGCGAAGGATGCGAACGGCTTCAGCGTCGTCCAGCAGATCCCGGGTTCCGAGCGGACGTACTTCGCCGACTCCCGCACGATCCAGTTCATGGGCAAGCTGACGTACCTCATCAACCAGGACCACAACGTGTCGTTCGCCCTGAACGGCACCCCGACCGTGTCGGGTGGTCTGGGCAAGCTGCAGATCAGCCCCCGCTCGGGTGGTCTGCCGGCGGCGCAGAACTCGCGCCCTGAGGACATCGGCCAGACTGAGAACCGCGCCAACACCACGGCGCTCGCTCTCAAGTACGCCGGCGCCTTCATGGACAAGAAGGTCCTGGTCGACGCCAACCTCGGTTGGTTCCACCAGACCGCTGGTACGCCTCCGGCGGACGGCAGCGCCATCGGCTCGACGGACGGCCTGGCGGGCTACTCGCTGGCCATGTACACGCGTCGTCGCCCGATCACCACGTTCGAGAACGTCCCCAACGCCGCGGAGTACTGCGGCACGACGGCGGCCGAGCAGGCCGTGCGTTGCCCGGCGACGAACTACTACGTGGGCGGCCCCGGCTTCATGTCCGAGGCGACGCTGGATCGCTACCAGATCAACGCCAAGGCCACGTACCTGCTGAACGCCCTGGGCACGCACGTGTTCAAGGCGGGCGTGGACACGGAGTTCCTGACCTTCGATCAGAAGAAGGCCTACTCCGGTAGCGTGTTCCTCCAGGAGGCTGGTGCCGCGAGCGATGTGCAGCTCAACGGCGTGACCCGCCGCATCTGGTCGGACAACCGTCGCTACGGCTACCAGACGGCCCCGGACACCCCGGTGTTCGAGACCCTGCAGCAGTCGTCCACGAGCGGCACCACCATCGGTGGCTTCCTCCAGGACAGCTGGTCCATCGCCAACCGCGTCACGCTGAACCTCGGCGTGCGCTACGACGTGCAGAACATGTACGGCGGCGACGGCAACCTGGCGCTGAAGCTGGCCAACCAGTGGTCGCCCCGCATCGGCGCCGTGGTGGATCCGTTCGCCAACGGCCGCGCGAAGCTGTTCGTGAACTTCGCTCGCTACTACGAGCAGGTTCCGCTCAACATGATGGACCGCGCCTTCCCGGGTGAGCGTCGCTTCAGCGCGCGTCGCTACCTGACGGAGCCGGGGTCGGATGTTCCGGGCTGCGACCCGTCCACGCTGGAAGGCCAGCGCGGCAACTGCTCGGATCGCCAGTACATCGTGCCCCGCGCCGAGGCCACGCTGAACTCCAACCAGTACTTCAGCGGCGGTCTGGTGCAGAGCGAGCCGGTCGATCCGGACATCGAGCCCCAGTCGTCCGACGAAGTCGTGGTCGGCGGTGAGTACGAGCTCCTGGCGAACACCCGCCTGGGCGCGACGTACACGCACCGCGACATGGGCAAGGTCATCGAGGACATGAGCCGCGATGACGGCAACACGTACTTCCTCGGTAACCCTGGCAGCGGCTTCGCCAAGGAGTTCCCGACGCCCGTGCGTGACTACGACGCGGTCACCGTCTACCTGAACCGCACGTTCACGGAAGGCTGGCTGGCGCAGGCGAGCTACACGTGGTCCCGCCTGTACGGCAACTACCCCGGTCTGTTCCGCCCGGAGAACAACCAGCTCGACCCGAACATCCTCGCGGACTTCGACCTGGTGGCCCTCCTGAACAACCGCTCGGGTCTGCTGCCCTTCGACCGCACGCACGCCATCAAGGTGTTCGGCGCCAAGGAGTTCAACATCTCCAACGCGCTGTCGGCGAGCATCGGTCTGTCCTACCGCGGCAACTCCGGTACGCCCATCAGCTACCTCGGCGCGTACCCGGGCTACGGCCAGGATGAGACGTTCATCCTGCCGCGCGGCAGCGGCGGTCGCACCCCGTGGATCAACAGCGTCGACTCCAACGTCGGCGTGAACTACCGCGTGAGCAAGGACAGCGTGGTGTCCTTCACCCTGGACGTGTTCAACCTCTTCAACTTCCAGGGCGTGGACAGCGTTGACGAGTCCTACACCTTCGAGCAGGTGCTCCCGGTGTACGACGCGAAGACCAACACCCCGGGGTCCGTGGCGGACCTGCCCACTGCTGACAGCGCGGGCAACGTGCCGGCGGCGGCGGGTGGCAAGCTGGCCTACGAAGACGTGAACCAGAACTACAAGAACCCGGACCGTTACCAGGCGCCGCGGCAGATCCGCTTCGGTGTTCGGTACACGTTCTAA